The Dickeya poaceiphila DNA window ATTGAAATACAAATAAACCCAGTGCAAGCATCATCATATTATCCTCATGAAATGAGATTAGAGGTCATCGAGTTGTAGGAATAGGCGCTGCTATTCGGGCTGTATTTTCTCAGTGCCTCTTCAATGTATTGTTTAATTACGTCGAGGTTACTGTTTTCCGGTACGGTGATGGTGATGTTATTGACCACGCGCTGGTCAAAATACTGTTGTGATGCATTCGGAGAGAGGGCGCTGTAATGGCCGTTAGTCATATCCGACTGTAAGCTGGCGTGGTTTTCCACACTGTTTTGACTCGTCAGGCCCGGCTGACTGAGCAGTTGCATCGCCGATCCTGAAAGCGCCTGCAGATTCTCCAATCCTCCTTGAAAATCAGCGCCGCCATCGCCGTCATCCAGATCTGCATAGCTTAATGCAGTGAGCATCATGCTGGTTTCTTCCATGCCAACGAAGGATTCCTGTGCGGTTCCGGTGAGTGCGTTCAGTCCTTCGGCACCGGTTTGCGATGTCGCACCAGGCTGTGGCAGGAGGTTGGTCGGCAGGTTGAGGCTCTGTTGCGCATTCAGCAAGGCGGCGACATTTCCCGGCAGCGAGGGGGCAGCAGCACCGCCAGCCAGTCTGGCAGACGGCACCAGACCGGCAATGTGCTGTTGCGCCTGCATCGCCGCGGCTGCAGACAAATAGATGCTGTTGACGCCGTCACTCGCCTGGGCGATGAGCGACTGCGTCACGCCTGAACCGGGACTCTGGCCTGACCGTGAGAAACCGGCATTGTCCGTACCGGAAAGGGCGTGAGCATTTTTTAATGCGGAAGAGGCCGGGTTCAGGGCTGCGGTCAGCACGTCGAATCGTCTGGCCAGGTTACCCAACATGCCCAGCTGTGCTGCGGCAGAAAGTCTGCCGCTTTTTTTTCTGCTGGTGCGATTGTTTTTCGGCGCACCGACGGCGTTGAATGCATCGCCATGGCTGATTTGACCGGCTTTGCTTAAGAAATCCTGCAACACACTGTTGATTTTACTCAGGTACACATTGTCCCGGAGCGGCGAGAAAATGCTGTTGTCCTGAGCGTTGTTGCGTTGCGTTGCCGTCGGCCCCGCGTTCGGGGTGGTTGATGGCTTAGGCATAGTCTTGTCCACTTCGTTGTAGCGCCCGGCCACGCCAGTTAATCAACTCTGCCAGGCTCATGGGGAAAAGTTCTGACGGCGGCCAGTGGAACACCACAGCGATATCCGCCATCAGGTCGTCAACCGTGAGGCTCGGTGGAGGCGTTAGCGTACCGAGCCCGGTGATAAAAAACTGATCACCTTACCGGCGAATTCAAGCAGGTCAGGCAGTTCCAGCCCCATGACATCGGCTTCGGTCAGGGCAGGGTAGGTGATGCGCGGCAGCAACTTAATCAACGCCTCTACATCGGCGCTTGCCAGGGCGGCCAGCCCGATGCCGCGCAGCGTACCGGCAGTGGGTGTGAGCAGCGTGATGGCGTCGATCAGGGTTTCACCGCGTTTAATCGGGGTGTTCAGGGTAATCACATGATGTTGTGCAGTGGTTTCAGCCGTCATAATAAAGACTCCAGTTTTATCAATAAGATCAACAAGAATGGCCAGCCGTAGCTGGCCATGAAGCGGTCATTACAGACCGATATTGCGGCGGTGCTGTTCCAGACGGTCAACGCCGTTGACTTTTTCGATCATGTTGATGGTGTCGATTTCAATCATATCGACGCCGTCAATGATCAGTTTGTAGTAGGTACACTGGGTGGAGATGCGTACGTCGGTTTCTTCCCCTTGCTTGGATTCGCCGCTGTCAATCGACTTGTGGCGACCGCGCAATACGATTTCAACAGCGGTGATGTCACCGGTGTCATCACGCTGGTAAGAACCGGCGAAACGCAGCGGAACCGCATCGGCGCCCGGCAGTGCGTACTGGCTCCAGAAGGCGCTGTCCGGCAGACCGCCCATGTTCCATTCCATCACCAGCGCGTCGTTGTCCAGACCGAAATCTACCGGTGCAGAACCTTGCATACCGCCGCCACGGTAGTTTTCCAGTTTGCGGGTCAGTTTCGGCAGGGTGACGGAATGCACCTGGCCCATGTAGCTCATACCGTCGTTGAACAGGTTGAGATATTTAAGTTTACGTGGCAGTGCCATGAGTCTGTCGCTCCTTAGCTGTTAACAGATGCGGCCAGGTTCACCAGATACTTGTCGGTGATACGCTGACGCAGCGTGAGGTTTTCCAGTGGCGGCACCGGGGTGTACTCGTAGTCGATGTACAGCTTGCCTGCCTTCAGCGTTTCTTTATCGTTGGCGCTTTCATCGAACCAGCAGTCAGCGTCGATGATGTAGCCGTTGGATTTCAGTTCGCGGAATTTAGCCTTGATACCCTCGATAATGTCGCGGATCAGGGTGGCAGTTACCGGTTTGTCAACCGCCCACATGTGCGCTTCGGCCATGGTGTCGGCCAGTACCTGCGCCGTGCGGGTGTAGTTTTCAAACAGGAAAAGCGGATCGTCGGAACAGGTGCGGTTACCCCAGAAGCGGAAACCGTCCTTACGTACCAGCGTGGTCACGCCAGCCTGGTTCAGCAGGTCTGCATCGCTGCCGATGGTCTGCAGGTCCCAGTACACGCTGGCGGAGATGCCGGTAACACCGTTAACGCCGACGTTAGACAGGGTTTTGTGCCAGCCGGTTTCCTGGTCGATTTTGGCACGCAGGCCCAACGCGCGTGCGGTGGCGTAGGCAGTCGCGCTGGCGTTGGTCACGGTGTTCCAGGCGATAAAGTCCGGCCAAATTACCATCAGCTCACGCTGATTAAAGTTGCCGCGGTATTTGATGGCATCGGACAGGGTCTTACAGCCATAAGCGCTCACATAACCGAAGGCGCGCAGCGACTGACAAATAGAAGCCAGCGCGGTGGCGACAGGCTGGGAATCCAACCCTGGAACGCCGAGGATGCGCGGTTTCACGCCAGTCACTGCCTGGGCATCCAGCAGGGCTTTCATACCGGTGTATTTGCCGTTGGCATCGGCGCCGCCGATGATGTTGGACACCGTTTCAGCCTCATTGGCGCCTTCGGCTACGCGAACGACTACCGTAACCGGTTTAGTCTGGTCACCGATGGCTTGCAGCGCAGCAGCCAGCGTACCGGTTTTACCGGCTTTGCCTGCGGCGGTCAGCACATCGGTAATCAGCACCGGTGTATTCAGTGGGAAAGTGGCGGCGTCAGCATCCGGTCCAGTACAGACCATACCGACGATCGCGGTTGATACAGTTGAAATGACGCGGGTACCGTCGTTGATTTCGACGACCTGCGTACCGTGATGAAAATCACTCATCAAGAATGTCTCCTGTTGTGGGGTGGGAGTAATAGTGCCTTGACAGGAAACAGAAGGCATCCGAATGGGGTTTGGTATCCGATGGCACAACAGGGAAATAAGAAAGAGAATTTAATTTTATTTAAAAACAAATGGTTATTTGAAAATAAAAAAGATGCCGTTGCGGTGACAACGGCATCTTTGGCATGGCGCACATCAGAGTGCGTTAGTGTGAGCAGTGAATCAGGCAGGCATAGTCGGCCAGTCGATAGCCGGCGCAGTGGAGAGATTCACCCGGTTTAACAATACCAGATAGGTTTTCCAGTCTTTCAGCGCCTGAACTTCCTGCTCGCTCGCCATGTTCAGCTCAACGGCGTACTGCAGTACGGTCAGGCGTTTTTCCGCCTGAGCGAGGTAACTGGCCTGTTGCTGTTGAGCGGCGTTGAGCTGCGCGGCCTGCTGTGCCTTTTCATCAGCCACCCATTTATCGCCCTGCCAGACATCGTAGGCAGAAGAGGGCGGCAGTAACGTCAGGGTATCAGGCAAGGCACCCGGTTGGCTTATCTGGCTCGGTTGCCGCGTCTGTTTATCGTAAGCGGTCTGCCCGCGATAATCGCTCATGCTTTCCCAGCTTGAACCGTCCTGACTGCGCACGATGGTTTGGCCGGATGGTATTTCCGGCGGTGCATCAATAAAACTGTGCGCCGGAATGCCAACGCCTTCCATCAGGAATTCCCGTGTGCTGCCGATATATTCCCGTGTTTGCGGATCAATATGGTAAACCTGAATATATCCATTGCCGATACTCAGCCCCTGTTCATTCAGCTGAGTCGTATTTTCGTTTTGTGTTGTCATGATTAACCTGCCTTAACGATATAGCTGAAAGCAATATTACGCGGACGGGTAGCACCCCAGAATTTTTCGCTGGCTTGTTTTTCCGATTTGTTGGTATCTAACCAATATAGAGTACGATCATTACCATCGGGTTTGTCTGCATTACATTCGGATAGATTACCAATACCGTTAAGTGTTGGATAAGTTCCATCGTCTCCAGTAATATGAGTAGCGGCTTGTGCTGATAACAGTTTTCTGTCTGTATCCACCCCACGCCCATCATCCCAGCCGCGAATAAATTCGCCGCGCAGATCCGGTAAGGCACCGGCGGGATATAATTTTGTCAGTTGCGGATATTTTGCGGTATCAAATGCCTGTCCATTACATTTCAGCCAGCCTTCCGGCGCTTCCGCCAACGGCCAGGGTTGTGGAATACCGACCAACTCTTTCAATCCATCGGTAGGAGCGGGAGTGATAGCAGGAATATACTGCTGCTCCACATGGCATCTACAACATCCATGTAAATTGCTGCCAATATGAGTATGATTATTTTGATATAAATTATCTTTGCCTGGTATCAGGTCAAATGAACAGAAGGGGTTGTATTTTTTCATGTATTTTCTCTCAATGGAATAAAAGGTACGCTGGTGATCTTGCGTATCGGTATTGTTTCGTGAAAATACATGTCGTTCATTATAATTCTGTTGTGTGAAAGACGGGAAATACGATATTTGCTTTATGTGTTTATGGTAAGTGTCATAATGCTTACCATTTATTCTTGTGAGTGTTTTTCATAATATTACTTATGCCTTACTGGCAGATATTTATAAATGGTTTTTTCTGACACACCAATAATATTCGCAATTTGCCAGCGGGTTGCGCCATTACTCAACAATGCTCTGGCATGATCAATCGCATCCGGCGTCATAATGCGCCGCCGCCCACCAATGCGACCGGCTGATCTGGCTGCTGCCAGCCCTGCACGGGTACGTTCGACTATCAACTCGCGCTCCATCTCGGCCAGCGCACTCATCACATGGAAGAAGAAGCGGCCAGCGGGTGTTGAAGTATCAATGGCGTCGGTCAGGCTACGAAAGTGAATTCCCCGGCCTTGCAGGTCCGACACCATGGTAATCAAATCACGCACGCTGCGACCCAACCGGTCCAGTTTCCAGACAATCAGCGTGTCGCCGCGTTTGAGTTTTCGTAACGCTCGCTTAAGCCCTGGCCGCCGGGCATTTTTGCCGCTGGCCTGATCTTCAAAAATCAGTTCACAATTTGCACTGACCAGCGCGTTTTTCTGTAATTCGGTATTTTGATCGCTGGTCGATACCCTGGCATAGCCAATAAGCATAACGTAACCTCCTGAAAAGGCTGATTGTATTTATCTCCTTGTTTTCTCGCAAACCTGGGTTTAAGCGACACACTAAAAATCGCGGATATCGTCGGCATCCCGTTGCCCTGGCCGCAAGCCACACCGCCCGCCGGCTGGCTGAAATGCAACGGTCAGGCCTTCGACAAAAACGCTTTCCCGAAACTGGCGCAAGTCTACCCCGGCGGCGTGCTGCCGGATCTGCGCGGCGAATTTATTCGCGGCTGGGATGATGGACGTGGGGTGGATAGCAACAGAAGCCTACTTTCGCTGCAGGGCGATGCGATTAGAAACATCACCGGGTTTGTAAGTGGTGTTTATGTTGGATTTGATGCTTACACTGGTGCGTTTTATGATACTGGTTCCCGAAATTCGATAGCACCAGCATCAGCAGTTGTTGCACAAATGAATGATGACTTTGCGTTTGATGCTTCCAGAGTGGTGCCGACAGCCAACGAAAACCGCCCGCGCAATATCGCCTTTAGCTATATAGTAAGGGCGGCCTGACCATCTGGTTGTATCGATCCAATAGCTATCAAACTGCTATTTACGCGGTGAGGAAACTCACCGCGTTTTACAATATGTATTGTTGTCGTCCTGTACCGTCATCGATACGTCGATTACAGTTTTGGTGTAATACGCCACTTTCTTTTACAGGATTTGACTATGCGCCTTTGCTTACCGCTTCTTTCTATGATCCTGCTGGCCCATGTTGTTCAGGCCGCGGATATTCAAACTGAGCAGTACCAGATTACGTTTCCCGATAATGATCGGGTCAGTTATCACGGCAAATGGCAGGCACGTTTCCCCAACGGTTTTCCTATGGGGATCGGTTCCGGGTTGTCATTCATCGGGCGTGATGGCGATAAACTCACCTTTGCTACCGTTACTGATCGCGGACCCAATGCTGATGCACCGGAATATCAAGGCAAAGAGGCGAAAATTTTCGCCGTACCTGATTTTACCCCCTCAATGATGACCATTACTGTGGATGCCAACGGTGCGCAAGCCACAGCACGCCGTCAGTTGCATGATAAATCGGGTCCTGTCAGCGGTTTGCCCTTGCCCGATTCGCTACTCGGCACGACCAATGAGGTAGCACTCAGCGATGTACTGAAAAAACTGTCGGATGATCGCCGTGGCCTGGATACCGAAGGGATTACCCTGGATGGACAGGGAGGATTCTGG harbors:
- a CDS encoding recombinase family protein produces the protein MLIGYARVSTSDQNTELQKNALVSANCELIFEDQASGKNARRPGLKRALRKLKRGDTLIVWKLDRLGRSVRDLITMVSDLQGRGIHFRSLTDAIDTSTPAGRFFFHVMSALAEMERELIVERTRAGLAAARSAGRIGGRRRIMTPDAIDHARALLSNGATRWQIANIIGVSEKTIYKYLPVRHK
- a CDS encoding phage tail protein — its product is MKKYNPFCSFDLIPGKDNLYQNNHTHIGSNLHGCCRCHVEQQYIPAITPAPTDGLKELVGIPQPWPLAEAPEGWLKCNGQAFDTAKYPQLTKLYPAGALPDLRGEFIRGWDDGRGVDTDRKLLSAQAATHITGDDGTYPTLNGIGNLSECNADKPDGNDRTLYWLDTNKSEKQASEKFWGATRPRNIAFSYIVKAG
- a CDS encoding GpE family phage tail protein — translated: MADIAVVFHWPPSELFPMSLAELINWRGRALQRSGQDYA
- a CDS encoding phage tail protein, whose protein sequence is MYLSPCFLANLGLSDTLKIADIVGIPLPWPQATPPAGWLKCNGQAFDKNAFPKLAQVYPGGVLPDLRGEFIRGWDDGRGVDSNRSLLSLQGDAIRNITGFVSGVYVGFDAYTGAFYDTGSRNSIAPASAVVAQMNDDFAFDASRVVPTANENRPRNIAFSYIVRAA
- a CDS encoding phage tail sheath protein, translating into MSDFHHGTQVVEINDGTRVISTVSTAIVGMVCTGPDADAATFPLNTPVLITDVLTAAGKAGKTGTLAAALQAIGDQTKPVTVVVRVAEGANEAETVSNIIGGADANGKYTGMKALLDAQAVTGVKPRILGVPGLDSQPVATALASICQSLRAFGYVSAYGCKTLSDAIKYRGNFNQRELMVIWPDFIAWNTVTNASATAYATARALGLRAKIDQETGWHKTLSNVGVNGVTGISASVYWDLQTIGSDADLLNQAGVTTLVRKDGFRFWGNRTCSDDPLFLFENYTRTAQVLADTMAEAHMWAVDKPVTATLIRDIIEGIKAKFRELKSNGYIIDADCWFDESANDKETLKAGKLYIDYEYTPVPPLENLTLRQRITDKYLVNLAASVNS
- a CDS encoding tail fiber assembly protein, which codes for MTTQNENTTQLNEQGLSIGNGYIQVYHIDPQTREYIGSTREFLMEGVGIPAHSFIDAPPEIPSGQTIVRSQDGSSWESMSDYRGQTAYDKQTRQPSQISQPGALPDTLTLLPPSSAYDVWQGDKWVADEKAQQAAQLNAAQQQQASYLAQAEKRLTVLQYAVELNMASEQEVQALKDWKTYLVLLNRVNLSTAPAIDWPTMPA
- a CDS encoding phage tail assembly protein: MTAETTAQHHVITLNTPIKRGETLIDAITLLTPTAGTLRGIGLAALASADVEALIKLLPRITYPALTEADVMGLELPDLLEFAGKVISFLSPGSVR
- a CDS encoding phage major tail tube protein, which encodes MALPRKLKYLNLFNDGMSYMGQVHSVTLPKLTRKLENYRGGGMQGSAPVDFGLDNDALVMEWNMGGLPDSAFWSQYALPGADAVPLRFAGSYQRDDTGDITAVEIVLRGRHKSIDSGESKQGEETDVRISTQCTYYKLIIDGVDMIEIDTINMIEKVNGVDRLEQHRRNIGL